In the Arthrobacter zhaoxinii genome, one interval contains:
- a CDS encoding MFS transporter small subunit has translation MTKAKLTVSWVLVGAPLAYGIFQTLTKASALFG, from the coding sequence ATGACTAAGGCAAAGCTGACAGTGAGCTGGGTGCTGGTGGGAGCTCCGCTGGCCTACGGGATCTTTCAGACCCTGACCAAGGCTTCGGCGCTCTTCGGCTAG
- a CDS encoding OFA family MFS transporter, with protein MSWLDRDRTIAPPGFNRWLIPPAALAVHLCIGQVYATSVYKTALVEYFDASLTQIGVIFSIAIVMLGLSAAVMGTWVDRNGPRKAMFVSAVFWAGGFLIGALGIFTGQLWLLYLGYGVIGGIGLGIGYISPVSTLMKWFPDRPGLATGMAIMGFGGGALVASPLSSALLGFFDPESGTEGWVASGDAVGKLFLTLGLVYLVYMLYGAWSIRVPAADWKPAGFDPSKVKAKAMVTTNHVSAANAIKTKQFWLVWVVLFCNVTAGIGILEQAAPMIQDFFRQPDGVSLVSAAVAGGFVGLLSIGNMGGRFVWSATSDLVGRKRIYMIYLGLGATLYILLSLFGGGSTFLYVALAFIIISFYGGGFATAPAYLRDLFGTYQVGAIHGRLLTAWSAAGIAGPLIVNSFLDSQGTPGELTAAAYQPALLTMVGLLVVGFIANLLVTPVASRYHEPTSSPAAPEQTATVNGER; from the coding sequence ATGAGCTGGCTGGACCGCGACCGAACTATCGCGCCGCCCGGATTTAACCGGTGGCTGATCCCGCCCGCGGCGCTGGCAGTGCACCTGTGTATTGGCCAGGTGTATGCAACGAGCGTGTACAAGACGGCTCTGGTGGAGTACTTCGACGCCAGCCTTACGCAGATTGGCGTCATCTTCTCGATCGCCATCGTGATGCTCGGGCTCTCCGCTGCAGTCATGGGCACCTGGGTGGACCGCAACGGCCCACGCAAGGCGATGTTTGTCTCCGCCGTTTTCTGGGCGGGCGGTTTCCTCATCGGTGCCCTGGGCATCTTTACCGGACAGCTTTGGCTGCTGTACCTGGGCTACGGCGTCATCGGGGGCATTGGACTGGGCATCGGCTACATTTCCCCGGTCTCCACCCTGATGAAGTGGTTCCCGGACCGTCCGGGACTCGCCACGGGCATGGCCATCATGGGCTTCGGCGGCGGCGCGCTGGTCGCCAGCCCGCTGTCCTCGGCCCTTCTGGGCTTCTTTGATCCGGAGTCCGGAACCGAAGGGTGGGTGGCCAGCGGCGACGCCGTGGGCAAACTGTTCCTGACCCTGGGGTTGGTGTACCTGGTCTACATGCTTTACGGAGCGTGGAGCATCCGCGTGCCGGCGGCAGACTGGAAGCCCGCAGGCTTCGACCCCTCCAAGGTCAAGGCCAAGGCCATGGTCACCACCAACCACGTCTCCGCGGCCAACGCCATCAAGACAAAGCAGTTCTGGCTGGTCTGGGTTGTGCTCTTCTGCAACGTCACCGCCGGCATCGGCATCCTGGAGCAGGCTGCCCCGATGATCCAGGACTTCTTCCGCCAGCCCGACGGCGTCTCCCTGGTCTCCGCCGCCGTTGCCGGTGGGTTTGTGGGCCTGCTTTCCATTGGAAACATGGGCGGTCGTTTTGTCTGGTCCGCCACGTCGGACCTGGTCGGCCGCAAGCGCATCTACATGATCTACCTCGGCCTCGGTGCCACCTTGTACATCCTGCTGTCCCTGTTCGGCGGCGGTTCCACCTTCCTCTACGTGGCTTTGGCGTTCATCATCATTTCCTTCTACGGAGGCGGATTCGCTACGGCACCGGCCTACCTGCGGGATCTCTTTGGCACCTACCAGGTCGGCGCGATCCACGGCCGACTGCTCACTGCATGGTCTGCCGCCGGCATTGCCGGTCCGCTGATCGTCAACTCGTTCCTGGATTCCCAGGGCACCCCCGGTGAACTCACGGCCGCGGCTTACCAGCCCGCGCTCCTGACCATGGTGGGCCTGCTGGTGGTGGGCTTCATCGCCAACCTGCTGGTGACACCGGTGGCATCCCGCTACCACGAGCCGACGTCTTCACCGGCGGCTCCGGAACAGACCGCTACCGTAAACGGAGAACGCTAA